From Streptomyces sp. TLI_053, a single genomic window includes:
- a CDS encoding ATP-binding protein, protein MNTRRETLDEKRTDTVGSVGSVLPAGGHQRRRMPFAGQPKPVARAREFTLAALTDWAWPDAGDVVLLVAELTANAVLHTDGPLELVLDLSPARLRIEVSDTSPALPAPRRPHVPGLPGGHGLYIVQQASDRWGAVPHERGKSVWAEIDAGPLAVRL, encoded by the coding sequence ATGAACACTCGCCGGGAGACCCTGGACGAGAAGCGCACCGACACGGTCGGGTCCGTCGGGTCGGTACTGCCGGCCGGCGGGCACCAGCGCCGCCGGATGCCCTTCGCCGGGCAGCCCAAACCCGTCGCGCGGGCCAGGGAGTTCACCCTCGCCGCGCTCACCGACTGGGCGTGGCCCGACGCCGGTGACGTCGTGCTGCTGGTCGCCGAGCTCACCGCGAACGCCGTGCTCCACACCGACGGCCCGCTCGAACTCGTCCTCGACCTCTCCCCCGCGCGGCTGCGGATCGAGGTCAGCGACACGTCCCCGGCCCTGCCCGCACCGCGGCGCCCGCACGTGCCCGGCCTGCCCGGCGGGCACGGCCTGTACATCGTGCAGCAGGCTTCCGACCGGTGGGGCGCGGTGCCGCACGAGCGGGGCAAGAGCGTCTGGGCCGAGATCGACGCGGGGCCCCTGGCCGTGCGGCTCTGA
- a CDS encoding STAS domain-containing protein translates to MPTQNDPAAAQGAAATATGTTARPQPVDDRTAVCVLVGDLDIETLPPAEQALDEALRTGPRILVVDLGQVGFCDSSGLNLLLKARMSATAAGAELRLAAASPTVLRLLELTGADTVFQLHPTVGDALAVPR, encoded by the coding sequence ATGCCAACCCAGAACGACCCAGCGGCCGCCCAGGGGGCGGCCGCCACCGCGACCGGTACCACCGCCCGGCCGCAACCGGTCGACGACCGTACCGCCGTGTGCGTCCTCGTGGGCGACCTCGACATCGAGACCCTCCCCCCGGCCGAGCAGGCCCTCGACGAGGCGCTCCGGACCGGTCCGCGGATCCTCGTGGTCGACCTCGGACAGGTCGGCTTCTGCGACTCCTCGGGCCTCAACCTGCTGCTCAAGGCCAGAATGAGCGCCACCGCGGCGGGCGCCGAGCTGCGCCTCGCGGCCGCCTCCCCCACCGTGCTGCGGCTGCTGGAACTCACCGGTGCCGACACGGTGTTCCAGCTCCACCCGACGGTCGGTGACGCGCTCGCCGTACCCCGGTGA